In a genomic window of Nocardiopsis mwathae:
- a CDS encoding non-ribosomal peptide synthetase, translating to MIEKANIESVSGLAAMQKGMFFSYALDTGSEAYVEQFDFAGTGAIDAGLLRSALAATSRHYSALRTVFSFERTDDPYQLVLKEWPPQIREVDHRDRDDAEQAVEEFKAADRAAGFDLGRDVLLRAALLRTGDDRWHLVVTFHHIILDGWSLAPLFQTWFGYYDELARTGALTQRYEARPYADYIAWYEDRHDEDEARRFWTEALEGYERPAGLPRDRRGALSAASGASGATGGTADHVDAAHRFELPQDLHDGLTDLARRLAVTPNSVFQTVWGVVLQKFTYSDDVVFGSVVSGRNAGMDGIEDMLGLFTNTQPVRVTAGEDTGFAGLCRAVHAASLRAGRYEHFPLYEVQSLSPLRNALLNHVVAFENYPLSEQLRDFGAGGGGAQGAEDGPRFLGVDVFERTSYDFTVVVTPGPRLGIAFLYNAAVHSDGLMETLERCLTAVLAEAVKEPDVRVRDIALWEPDPHTAPPVSAVPEPSEAPAPAEVPPIPLDASLTEVFADVVRRSPDRTAMVWRGTAYTYRGLDLWSDALARDLAGRGAGPGTGIGVLADRRPELVAALLAILKAGSHYVPVDTKDAPARIEAVLADAGVRHLCTVAGFADRVPASVETVLVEEPAPDTAPDAAPGAAAPVRPSGGGDHAYLMYTSGSTGTPKGCYITHRNVLRLFADQEFVDFREEQVALFVNSPAFDGSTLEVWGALLTGGTLVLPDEEVDLLDADRFRDTVLRHRVRNVTIPTVLFNQHCDHDPGVFAPLRYLCIVGSALSVRHVAAVAQACPDVKLVNGYGPTENTVFSTTHTIRPRDLEGDRVPIGTAIGHSTAYVLDRGLNPLPPGAVGELCVGGEGVSAGYRDRPELDRDRFVVAPRIPGERLYRTGDLVRGLPDGALDCLGRMDDQVKVGGFRVELGEVENALRAVEGVEDAVVIAVERERGTQLAGYYVAGGEPAPNRVRRELGAALAAYMVPATLVRIDAVPLNRNGKVDKEELARIRASAESDRPRRERGPAPDMERTLHETFADVLETDPDSLDVERNLFDLGVTSLTLVAVRNRLRTKLDRDLPLTLFFEFTSIAALAAHLDAPAGALAPARRPDPEEPDRADDGAQEQAVRTRMLMTRMMDDNEGGVDNG from the coding sequence ATGATTGAAAAAGCCAACATCGAGTCGGTCTCCGGCCTCGCCGCGATGCAGAAGGGCATGTTCTTCAGCTACGCGCTCGACACCGGTTCCGAGGCGTACGTGGAGCAGTTCGACTTCGCCGGTACCGGAGCCATAGACGCCGGCCTGCTGCGCTCGGCGCTCGCGGCCACGTCGCGCCACTACAGCGCACTGCGCACGGTCTTCTCCTTCGAGCGGACCGACGACCCCTACCAGCTGGTCCTCAAGGAGTGGCCGCCCCAGATCCGGGAGGTGGACCACCGTGACAGGGACGACGCCGAACAGGCGGTCGAGGAGTTCAAGGCCGCCGACCGCGCCGCGGGCTTCGACCTCGGCCGGGACGTGCTGCTGCGGGCGGCGCTGCTGCGCACCGGCGACGACCGCTGGCACCTGGTCGTCACTTTCCACCACATCATCCTGGACGGCTGGTCGCTGGCGCCGCTCTTCCAGACCTGGTTCGGCTACTACGACGAGCTGGCCCGCACCGGTGCGCTCACGCAGCGGTACGAGGCCCGCCCGTACGCCGACTACATCGCCTGGTACGAGGACCGGCACGACGAGGACGAGGCGCGGCGGTTCTGGACGGAGGCGCTGGAGGGCTACGAGCGCCCGGCCGGGCTGCCCCGGGACCGGCGCGGCGCCCTATCCGCGGCCTCCGGCGCGAGCGGCGCGACCGGGGGGACCGCGGACCATGTCGACGCGGCCCACCGGTTCGAGCTGCCGCAGGACCTGCACGACGGGCTGACGGACCTCGCGCGGCGGCTCGCGGTGACGCCCAACAGCGTCTTCCAGACGGTGTGGGGCGTGGTCCTGCAGAAATTCACCTACTCCGACGACGTCGTCTTCGGCAGCGTGGTCTCCGGACGCAACGCCGGCATGGACGGCATCGAGGACATGCTCGGCCTGTTCACCAACACCCAGCCGGTGCGCGTGACGGCCGGGGAGGACACCGGCTTCGCCGGCCTGTGCCGCGCGGTGCACGCGGCCTCGCTGCGGGCCGGCCGCTACGAGCACTTCCCGCTGTACGAGGTGCAGAGCCTGTCCCCCCTGCGCAACGCACTGCTGAACCACGTGGTCGCCTTCGAGAACTACCCGCTATCGGAGCAGTTGCGGGACTTCGGCGCGGGCGGGGGCGGCGCGCAGGGCGCCGAGGACGGTCCCCGCTTCCTCGGCGTCGACGTCTTCGAGCGGACCAGCTACGACTTCACCGTCGTGGTCACCCCCGGCCCGCGCCTGGGGATCGCCTTCCTCTACAACGCCGCCGTCCACTCGGACGGCCTCATGGAGACGCTGGAGCGGTGCCTGACGGCCGTCCTGGCCGAGGCGGTCAAGGAGCCGGACGTCCGGGTCAGGGACATTGCGCTGTGGGAGCCGGACCCGCACACCGCGCCGCCCGTGTCGGCCGTCCCCGAGCCTTCCGAGGCCCCTGCGCCCGCCGAGGTGCCCCCGATCCCCCTCGACGCGTCCCTGACGGAGGTCTTCGCCGACGTGGTCCGGCGCAGCCCCGACCGGACCGCGATGGTCTGGCGGGGCACCGCGTACACCTATCGGGGCCTGGACCTGTGGTCGGACGCCCTCGCCCGCGACCTCGCCGGGCGCGGCGCCGGCCCGGGGACCGGGATCGGGGTCCTGGCCGACCGCCGCCCCGAACTGGTGGCCGCCCTGCTGGCGATCCTCAAAGCCGGGAGCCACTACGTACCGGTCGACACCAAGGACGCGCCGGCGCGCATCGAGGCGGTCCTGGCCGACGCCGGGGTGCGCCACCTGTGCACCGTCGCCGGGTTCGCCGACCGGGTCCCCGCGTCGGTGGAGACGGTCCTGGTCGAGGAGCCCGCCCCGGACACCGCCCCAGACGCGGCCCCCGGCGCCGCGGCGCCGGTGCGGCCGAGCGGCGGCGGGGACCACGCCTACCTCATGTACACCTCCGGGTCGACGGGGACGCCCAAGGGCTGCTACATCACCCACCGCAACGTGCTGCGGCTCTTCGCCGACCAGGAGTTCGTGGACTTCCGCGAGGAACAGGTCGCCCTGTTCGTCAACTCGCCCGCCTTCGACGGGAGCACCCTGGAGGTGTGGGGGGCGCTGCTGACGGGAGGCACGCTCGTCCTCCCCGACGAGGAGGTGGACCTGCTCGACGCGGACCGCTTCCGCGACACGGTCCTGCGGCACAGGGTCCGCAACGTCACCATCCCCACGGTCCTGTTCAACCAGCACTGCGACCACGACCCCGGGGTCTTCGCGCCGCTGCGGTACCTGTGCATCGTGGGCAGCGCCCTGTCGGTCCGGCACGTCGCGGCGGTAGCCCAGGCCTGCCCGGACGTGAAGCTGGTCAACGGCTACGGGCCGACGGAGAACACGGTCTTCTCCACGACGCACACCATCCGCCCCCGGGACCTGGAGGGGGACCGCGTCCCCATAGGCACGGCCATCGGCCACTCGACCGCCTACGTCCTGGACAGAGGCCTCAACCCCCTGCCGCCGGGGGCGGTCGGGGAGCTGTGCGTCGGCGGGGAGGGGGTGTCCGCCGGCTACCGAGACCGCCCCGAGCTCGACCGCGACCGGTTCGTCGTTGCCCCGCGGATCCCCGGCGAGCGCCTCTACCGCACCGGGGACCTGGTCCGCGGGCTGCCGGACGGCGCCCTGGACTGCCTCGGCCGCATGGACGACCAGGTCAAGGTCGGCGGTTTCCGGGTCGAACTGGGCGAGGTGGAGAACGCCCTGCGCGCGGTCGAGGGCGTGGAGGACGCCGTGGTGATCGCCGTCGAGCGCGAGCGCGGCACGCAGCTCGCCGGGTACTACGTGGCCGGAGGGGAACCGGCCCCGAACCGCGTGCGGCGGGAGCTGGGCGCGGCCCTCGCCGCCTACATGGTCCCCGCGACGCTGGTGCGGATCGACGCCGTCCCGCTCAACCGCAACGGGAAGGTCGACAAGGAGGAACTGGCGCGGATCCGCGCCAGCGCCGAGAGCGACCGGCCCCGCCGGGAACGGGGGCCGGCCCCCGACATGGAGCGGACCCTACACGAGACCTTCGCCGACGTCCTGGAGACCGACCCGGACTCCCTCGACGTCGAGCGCAACCTCTTCGACCTGGGCGTGACCTCGCTGACCCTCGTCGCGGTCAGGAACCGCCTGCGCACGAAGCTGGACCGCGACCTGCCGCTGACCCTGTTCTTCGAGTTCACCTCGATCGCGGCGCTGGCCGCGCACCTCGACGCGCCCGCCGGCGCGCTGGCGCCGGCGCGCCGACCGGACCCGGAAGAGCCGGACCGGGCGGACGATGGCGCACAGGAGCAGGCGGTCCGGACGCGGATGCTGATGACCCGGATGATGGACGACAACGAAGGGGGCGTCGACAATGGCTGA
- a CDS encoding type I polyketide synthase, translating into MADATGPDHAYTGLEVAVIGMAGRFPAAASVDDLWANLLDGVEGISRLGDDELREMGVSPRALAEETYVRAKGVFPGIEFFDSGFFDYTPADAAVLDPQVRALHEEVYHALEDAGYSADGRREAIGLFLGATNNMPWEVDTQRRFNEDAGSAFSGMQLNDKDFAATRIAHSLGLKGPALTLHSACSSSLVAIDAACRNVWTGSCQVALAGGSGLTLPHKNGYRYRPNMVHSPDGHCRAFDAAAEGTVEGNGAGVVALKPLEAALRDGDRIYAVIKGSAVNNDGTRKVGYTAPSIEGQAEVIRKAHRVAGVRPADISYVEAHGTGTALGDPVEIEALAKAFGPGEPDSCGVGSLKASIGHLDTAAGVASFIKACKTLEERTIPQSLHFETPNPGIRLDGTPFYIAGKQREMRRKRSASGGEIPLRAGVSAFGIGGTNAHLVLEEAPPPDLPAPDGRAHNTFVLSAASAEAIARMKRDFADHLAAHPNTDGADLAWTLQSRQRDLPYRYAVGFRDAGQLRERLEESLEAGDEPAHLPRNGRRDVHLLFSGAGSQHLRMGRGLYETEGAFRARVDECLAVTDAFDEPVVREVFFGETVAQEKQLNNIAVSPVLLFIVDYAMARTLLDWGVRPRGMIGHSTGELAAACVAGVFSLEDGIRLMLARGALIASTPEGAVTSVKASEDTIRPMLTEELSIAAVNAPEDCTVSGTAAAVAAFERKCTEQGITFTHVEAEHAYHSQYMEPILDRYREIAESVAFSPPEIPYVSNVTGTWVTPEQATDPGYYCEHIRRTVLFKAGVETVMERGDVLFVEVGPGKSLSSFVRGTARGTRTTAINMLRHPLEEVADGEHLATAVKKLWEAGVALDWTAFHRGRAPRKVRTPLYAFDRTEYPVDITEFQRLMSAEEGRPRPVAARRPAASGPAAAPPQALQPTWSRALLPDSGGSGRGRALLVFSDDPPRIRRTMDEVAYWTPIPVGFGGEYRFDGPSGAQIRRGSEGDLRRLVADLEEHALVGDTVVVHHRPGAAASALIRQLCAAVSGMRGAPVRDLVVLEPAAGDDPGARARLLPEVIGLNREYPRLRVRLLGCDTPLAARQGPRDWSRALRRELEAEVDDALAVRYRDGGRYVPAMVPLPGRRGPAAPGGRTAVVCPADAVGDVLAAAGPDRAVDVLPFAPGAEADGPTPAGEHRQGRAAVGAPVRGRTGEDVVTGLLSRLRGLTGTDRLVLWDTSLQDAAADDADADGPEPPAPRTLLRGLRDAGSELGVPFGVVSRLDLDRFAWNADITAAFAANTEADAESGDVRLYAFGPLDADPPVLDLLHGMGESGVRTGHHGTDLLEAVAAGKEVGASEESGVVDKRSAVAAVIEREMAGLLGVDGIDVRADLFDVGLDSLKLIQFTSALERHGYTVLASDVHSHPTVAELAGLLARSGKQVNQECDSLESAAALLGERLDTRCALHGITAGADEEEWVVLFVDGLREEDRTSVVRRINELRLPQAFTPHYILPGSAEERFLAGRDFATLELGADPTSQGGGADRLFAEIDRRQEDMRRSILSRPVRWSYPISGTQKHYFSRGARPQLYLVQFRELIDADMLERALGDVVGRHGLMRSVLVRSLGQWRWKEHEPPTAFVLPRIDLSPLPLPRQEEVRAELVKREWNVDLKTDTIMYQAVLVKYNERSYDLVCQFDHSIFDGASGQAFRSDLLKRYQELAEGTAKALPRARNFRHLKEQTGKGPVGIGADEIIEKFDLDAWGRYGKEIIAASKRRGTGRMCDVRYTVDLRSLQSGDDQEVDPFSLVLYLYARLVARLLGVDKVALDLVFNSRVYEDVDYSGVMGMVADVLPVVVSGEQGVRDDLEVLIQQKLQMMNRYNVNFSDLVTGPLTALKYGKVLQTTKAARGAGFRPSCMVNFAGNTEAEYDAIWDMTLELLTENQETLDYADCYCVSKVSGSRQDIVILTTWVEDSAEVVSILDEEVAYLARQAAGTGGADSEGAAPENAAPDANADANADMKIDSESLR; encoded by the coding sequence ATGGCTGACGCGACCGGGCCTGACCACGCCTACACCGGACTCGAAGTCGCCGTCATCGGCATGGCCGGCCGCTTCCCGGCGGCCGCATCGGTCGACGACCTGTGGGCCAATCTGCTCGACGGCGTCGAGGGTATCTCCCGGCTCGGCGACGACGAGCTGAGGGAGATGGGGGTCTCCCCGCGAGCGCTGGCGGAGGAGACCTATGTCCGGGCGAAGGGCGTCTTCCCCGGCATCGAGTTCTTCGACTCCGGGTTCTTCGACTACACGCCCGCCGACGCTGCCGTGCTCGACCCGCAGGTGCGCGCCCTGCACGAGGAGGTCTACCACGCCCTGGAGGACGCCGGTTACTCCGCGGACGGGCGCCGGGAGGCCATCGGCCTGTTCCTGGGCGCGACCAACAACATGCCCTGGGAGGTGGACACCCAGCGCCGGTTCAACGAGGACGCCGGGTCGGCCTTCTCCGGAATGCAGCTCAACGACAAGGACTTCGCCGCCACCCGCATCGCCCATTCCCTTGGCTTGAAGGGGCCCGCCCTCACTCTGCACTCCGCCTGCTCCAGCTCGCTCGTGGCCATCGACGCAGCCTGCCGCAACGTGTGGACCGGCTCGTGCCAGGTCGCGCTGGCCGGAGGCAGCGGGCTGACCCTGCCCCACAAGAACGGCTACCGGTACCGGCCGAACATGGTGCACTCCCCGGACGGGCACTGCCGGGCGTTCGACGCGGCGGCCGAGGGCACCGTCGAGGGCAATGGCGCCGGCGTCGTCGCCCTCAAGCCGCTGGAGGCGGCCCTGCGCGACGGCGACCGGATCTACGCGGTGATCAAGGGCTCGGCGGTCAACAACGACGGCACCCGCAAGGTCGGCTACACCGCGCCCAGCATCGAGGGGCAGGCTGAGGTCATCCGCAAGGCCCACCGCGTTGCCGGGGTCAGGCCGGCCGACATCTCCTACGTGGAGGCCCACGGCACCGGCACCGCCCTCGGCGACCCGGTGGAGATCGAGGCCCTGGCCAAGGCGTTCGGCCCGGGCGAGCCGGACTCGTGCGGCGTCGGGTCGCTGAAGGCGAGTATCGGGCACCTCGACACCGCCGCCGGGGTCGCCTCGTTCATCAAGGCCTGCAAGACGCTCGAGGAGCGCACCATCCCGCAGAGCCTGCACTTCGAGACGCCCAACCCGGGCATCAGGCTCGACGGCACCCCGTTCTACATCGCCGGCAAGCAGCGGGAGATGCGGCGCAAGCGGTCGGCCTCGGGCGGGGAGATCCCTCTGCGGGCGGGGGTCAGCGCCTTCGGCATCGGCGGGACCAACGCCCACCTGGTGCTCGAAGAGGCCCCGCCGCCCGACCTCCCGGCCCCCGACGGCCGCGCCCACAACACGTTCGTGCTCTCGGCCGCCTCCGCGGAGGCGATCGCGCGGATGAAGCGGGACTTTGCCGACCACCTGGCCGCGCACCCGAACACCGACGGCGCCGACCTGGCCTGGACCCTGCAGAGCCGCCAGCGCGACCTGCCCTACCGCTACGCCGTCGGCTTCCGAGACGCTGGGCAGCTGCGGGAGCGGCTGGAGGAGTCGCTGGAGGCCGGCGACGAGCCCGCGCACCTGCCCAGGAACGGGCGGCGCGACGTCCACCTGCTGTTCAGTGGGGCGGGCTCGCAGCACCTGCGCATGGGCCGCGGCCTCTACGAGACTGAGGGCGCCTTCCGGGCCCGGGTGGACGAGTGCCTGGCCGTCACCGACGCGTTCGACGAGCCCGTCGTGCGCGAGGTCTTCTTCGGCGAGACGGTGGCACAGGAGAAGCAGCTGAACAACATCGCCGTCAGCCCCGTGCTGCTGTTCATCGTCGACTACGCGATGGCCCGCACGCTCCTCGACTGGGGCGTGCGGCCGCGCGGAATGATCGGGCACAGCACCGGCGAGCTGGCGGCCGCCTGCGTGGCCGGGGTGTTCTCGCTCGAGGACGGCATCCGGCTGATGCTGGCCAGGGGGGCGCTGATCGCGTCCACCCCCGAGGGGGCCGTGACGTCGGTCAAGGCCTCCGAGGACACGATCCGGCCGATGCTGACCGAGGAGCTGTCCATCGCGGCGGTGAACGCGCCGGAGGACTGCACCGTCAGCGGCACCGCCGCGGCCGTAGCCGCGTTCGAGCGGAAGTGCACCGAACAGGGGATCACCTTCACCCACGTCGAGGCCGAGCACGCCTACCACTCGCAGTACATGGAGCCGATCCTGGACCGGTACCGGGAGATCGCCGAGTCGGTGGCCTTCTCGCCGCCTGAGATCCCCTATGTCTCCAACGTGACGGGCACGTGGGTGACGCCGGAGCAGGCCACCGACCCCGGCTACTACTGCGAGCACATCCGGCGCACGGTCCTGTTCAAGGCCGGCGTGGAAACCGTAATGGAGCGGGGCGACGTCCTGTTCGTCGAGGTCGGGCCCGGCAAGTCGCTGTCGTCCTTCGTCCGCGGCACCGCCCGGGGCACCCGCACGACCGCGATCAACATGCTGCGCCACCCGCTGGAGGAGGTCGCCGATGGCGAGCACCTCGCCACGGCGGTTAAGAAGCTGTGGGAGGCGGGCGTCGCCCTGGACTGGACGGCGTTCCACCGGGGCCGCGCGCCGCGCAAGGTCAGGACCCCGCTCTATGCCTTCGACCGCACCGAGTACCCGGTCGACATCACCGAGTTCCAGCGGCTCATGTCCGCCGAGGAGGGGCGGCCGCGCCCGGTGGCCGCGCGGCGCCCGGCAGCGTCCGGCCCCGCCGCGGCTCCGCCGCAGGCGCTGCAGCCGACCTGGTCGCGGGCGCTCCTCCCGGACTCGGGCGGGAGTGGCCGGGGCCGGGCGCTCCTGGTGTTCTCCGACGACCCGCCGCGGATCCGGCGCACCATGGACGAGGTGGCCTACTGGACGCCGATCCCCGTCGGCTTCGGCGGGGAGTACCGCTTCGACGGGCCCTCCGGCGCGCAGATCCGCCGGGGCAGCGAGGGCGATCTCCGCAGGCTGGTCGCGGACCTGGAGGAGCATGCCCTGGTCGGCGACACCGTCGTCGTCCACCACCGGCCGGGCGCGGCCGCGTCGGCGCTGATACGGCAGCTGTGCGCGGCCGTGTCCGGGATGCGGGGCGCGCCCGTGCGCGACCTGGTGGTCCTGGAGCCCGCCGCCGGCGACGACCCGGGGGCGCGGGCCCGGCTCCTCCCGGAGGTGATCGGCTTGAATCGGGAGTACCCGCGACTGCGGGTCCGGCTGCTGGGATGCGACACCCCGCTGGCCGCCCGGCAGGGCCCACGGGACTGGAGCCGGGCCCTGCGCAGGGAGCTGGAGGCCGAGGTGGACGACGCCCTCGCCGTCCGGTACCGGGACGGGGGCCGGTACGTCCCCGCCATGGTGCCGCTGCCCGGCCGGCGCGGGCCGGCCGCCCCCGGCGGGCGGACGGCGGTCGTGTGCCCGGCCGACGCGGTCGGGGACGTGCTCGCCGCCGCCGGCCCTGACCGCGCCGTCGACGTGCTGCCCTTCGCCCCCGGGGCGGAGGCGGACGGCCCGACGCCGGCCGGTGAGCACCGGCAGGGGCGGGCCGCCGTCGGGGCGCCCGTGCGGGGGCGCACGGGCGAGGACGTCGTGACGGGGCTGCTCTCCCGGCTCCGCGGCCTGACGGGGACCGACCGCCTCGTGCTCTGGGACACGTCCCTGCAGGACGCCGCCGCCGACGACGCCGACGCCGACGGCCCCGAGCCGCCGGCCCCGCGGACGCTGCTGCGCGGCCTGCGCGACGCCGGGAGCGAACTGGGGGTCCCGTTCGGCGTGGTGTCCCGCCTCGACCTCGACCGGTTCGCGTGGAACGCCGATATCACCGCCGCCTTCGCCGCGAACACGGAGGCCGACGCCGAGTCCGGGGACGTGCGGCTGTACGCGTTCGGGCCGCTCGACGCGGACCCGCCGGTGCTGGACCTGCTGCACGGGATGGGCGAGTCCGGGGTGCGGACGGGCCACCACGGGACAGACCTGCTGGAGGCGGTAGCGGCGGGCAAGGAGGTCGGGGCCTCTGAGGAGTCCGGCGTGGTCGACAAGCGGAGCGCCGTCGCCGCCGTGATTGAGCGCGAGATGGCCGGACTGCTCGGTGTGGACGGTATCGACGTGCGCGCCGACCTGTTCGACGTCGGGCTCGACTCACTGAAGCTCATCCAGTTCACCAGCGCCCTGGAGCGGCACGGCTACACGGTCCTGGCCAGCGATGTGCACAGCCACCCGACCGTCGCCGAGCTGGCCGGCCTGCTCGCCCGGTCGGGCAAGCAGGTCAACCAGGAGTGCGACTCGCTGGAGAGCGCGGCGGCACTGCTCGGGGAGCGCTTGGACACCCGGTGCGCGCTGCACGGGATCACCGCCGGAGCCGACGAGGAGGAGTGGGTCGTCCTCTTCGTCGACGGCCTCCGCGAGGAGGACCGGACCTCGGTGGTCAGGCGGATCAACGAGCTGCGGCTGCCGCAGGCCTTCACCCCGCACTACATCCTGCCCGGATCGGCCGAGGAGCGGTTCCTGGCCGGACGGGACTTCGCCACCCTGGAGCTCGGGGCAGACCCGACCTCCCAAGGGGGCGGGGCGGACCGGCTGTTCGCCGAGATCGACCGGCGCCAGGAGGACATGCGGCGCTCCATCCTGTCCCGGCCGGTGCGCTGGTCATATCCGATCAGCGGGACCCAGAAGCATTACTTCTCGCGCGGGGCGCGCCCGCAGCTGTACCTGGTGCAGTTCCGCGAGCTGATCGACGCCGACATGCTGGAGCGCGCGCTGGGCGACGTCGTCGGACGCCACGGCCTCATGCGCAGCGTCCTGGTCCGGTCCCTGGGCCAGTGGCGGTGGAAGGAGCACGAGCCCCCGACGGCGTTCGTGCTGCCCCGGATCGACCTCTCGCCGCTGCCGCTGCCGCGCCAGGAGGAGGTGCGGGCGGAGCTGGTCAAGCGGGAGTGGAACGTCGACCTTAAGACCGACACCATCATGTACCAGGCGGTCCTGGTCAAGTACAACGAGCGCAGCTACGACCTGGTCTGCCAGTTCGACCACTCGATCTTCGACGGTGCCTCGGGCCAGGCCTTCCGCAGCGACCTGCTGAAGCGCTACCAGGAGCTGGCGGAGGGGACCGCCAAGGCGCTGCCCCGCGCCCGCAACTTCCGGCACCTGAAGGAGCAGACGGGCAAGGGGCCGGTGGGCATCGGCGCCGACGAGATCATCGAGAAGTTCGACCTGGACGCGTGGGGGCGGTACGGCAAGGAGATCATCGCGGCGTCGAAGCGCCGGGGCACCGGCCGGATGTGCGATGTCCGCTACACGGTCGACCTGCGGAGCCTGCAGAGCGGCGACGATCAGGAGGTCGACCCGTTCTCCCTGGTCCTGTACCTGTACGCGCGCCTGGTGGCCCGCCTGCTCGGCGTCGACAAGGTCGCGCTCGACCTGGTCTTCAACTCCCGCGTGTACGAGGACGTGGACTACTCCGGGGTGATGGGGATGGTGGCCGACGTCCTGCCCGTGGTGGTCTCCGGGGAGCAGGGGGTGCGCGACGACCTGGAGGTCCTCATCCAGCAGAAGCTCCAGATGATGAACAGGTACAACGTCAACTTCTCGGACCTGGTCACGGGGCCGCTGACGGCGCTGAAGTACGGGAAGGTGCTCCAGACGACAAAGGCGGCCCGGGGGGCGGGGTTCCGGCCCTCCTGCATGGTCAACTTCGCCGGCAACACCGAGGCCGAGTACGACGCCATCTGGGACATGACCCTCGAACTGCTCACCGAGAACCAGGAGACGCTCGACTACGCCGACTGCTACTGCGTGTCCAAGGTCAGCGGGTCCCGGCAGGACATCGTGATCCTGACGACCTGGGTCGAGGACTCCGCCGAAGTGGTCTCCATCCTTGACGAGGAGGTCGCCTACCTGGCGCGGCAGGCCGCCGGTACCGGGGGCGCGGACTCCGAGGGCGCCGCTCCCGAGAACGCGGCCCCGGACGCGAATGCAGACGCGAACGCGGACATGAAAATCGACTCTGAAAGCCTCCGGTGA
- a CDS encoding methyltransferase yields MAAARSGCARVVGLDVVPAAIENTRRNAARHGVAGRVEALTSDLFAELEEGDEFDLICSNPPLVRAPDSRQWATQVERSVFDPGFALHRRFFEQVRPHLADGGRIYMLTSRTLGDPEGLRSLEAAAGFTDRVHRSEAVGIPAAAMGSPPAAVAAADEQGIVHVDFAMFEFRRD; encoded by the coding sequence GTGGCGGCCGCCCGGAGCGGGTGCGCGCGGGTGGTGGGGCTGGACGTGGTGCCCGCAGCGATCGAGAACACCAGGCGCAACGCGGCCCGGCACGGGGTGGCGGGCCGCGTCGAGGCGCTGACCAGCGACCTGTTCGCCGAACTGGAGGAGGGAGACGAGTTCGACCTCATCTGCTCGAACCCCCCGCTGGTCAGGGCGCCTGATTCGCGCCAGTGGGCCACGCAGGTCGAGCGGTCGGTCTTCGACCCCGGATTCGCGCTGCACCGGCGCTTCTTCGAGCAGGTACGGCCGCATCTGGCCGACGGGGGGCGGATCTACATGCTGACCAGCCGGACGCTGGGCGACCCGGAGGGGCTGCGGAGCCTGGAGGCCGCCGCGGGCTTCACCGACCGGGTCCACCGCTCCGAGGCGGTCGGGATCCCCGCGGCGGCCATGGGGTCCCCACCGGCCGCCGTCGCCGCCGCCGACGAGCAGGGCATCGTCCACGTGGACTTCGCCATGTTCGAGTTCCGGCGGGACTGA
- a CDS encoding thioesterase II family protein has product MDSIALVCFPHAGAGRLYYSPWRNAFSGIADLHVAQYPLREHRMHVPMPASVGELAEEIFAEFEEVFRGQFAVWGHSMGSVIGYEVAKLCQERLGNPPLTFFSSGSAAPCRARFTRVGDLDTPEGFRDVLLTYGGVAQQYLQDADYMNYFAPVIEADLRLLGSYRDDARLPLRCPVVLMLGRGDTVTADQWDSYTEHALDVHEYEGGHFFLDRHRASMASLMEAKLQLAWQLRGENGRSRAGSPGADSR; this is encoded by the coding sequence TTGGACAGCATCGCATTGGTCTGCTTCCCGCACGCGGGCGCGGGAAGGCTCTACTACAGCCCGTGGCGGAACGCGTTCAGCGGAATCGCGGACCTGCACGTCGCCCAATACCCCCTGCGCGAGCACCGGATGCACGTCCCGATGCCCGCGTCGGTCGGCGAGCTCGCCGAGGAGATCTTCGCCGAGTTCGAGGAGGTGTTCCGGGGGCAGTTCGCGGTCTGGGGCCACAGCATGGGCAGCGTGATCGGCTATGAGGTGGCCAAACTCTGCCAGGAGCGGTTGGGCAATCCGCCGCTGACGTTCTTCAGCTCCGGTTCCGCGGCGCCCTGCCGGGCCCGGTTCACCCGGGTCGGCGACCTGGACACGCCCGAGGGGTTCCGGGACGTCCTGCTGACCTACGGGGGAGTCGCTCAGCAGTACCTGCAGGACGCGGACTATATGAACTACTTCGCCCCGGTCATCGAGGCGGACCTGCGCCTGCTGGGGTCCTACCGGGACGATGCGCGCCTTCCGCTCCGGTGCCCGGTCGTGCTGATGCTGGGGCGCGGCGACACGGTGACCGCCGACCAGTGGGACTCCTACACCGAGCACGCCCTCGACGTCCACGAATACGAGGGCGGGCACTTCTTCCTGGACCGGCACCGTGCGTCGATGGCGTCGCTGATGGAGGCGAAACTCCAATTGGCCTGGCAGCTCAGGGGAGAGAACGGTCGCAGCCGTGCCGGCTCGCCCGGGGCAGACTCCCGCTGA